caataaataaatatgtctacGCCAATAAATCAAATAACTGCAGAACAGGTACGCGAAGTCCTTAACTGGAGAATGGTGTGCGAAGCTGTAGAGGAAGCAATGAAGTCAGTTGCCAATTCACAGCCTGCTCAGAGTTCCGATCACGACAAACCACACACAAATCAACCCGCGCGCAGCATAACAACTTGTGGtgacaaaagcaaaattttattttcaatgccCGCATATGTGGGAAATTATAAACTGACCTCCGCCAGTGCTAATCAGGATTCCAATACAGCAATATACAGCACAATAGCTTGTAAACTGGTGACATCGTTTAGTAAAAATCCTGAACGCCAAAATCCATTACCATGGATATGGCAAATATTCTCATTTTCAATACGGAAACAGGAAAATTAGATTGTGTAATGGATGGTACAGATATTACGACTTGGCGCACCGCAGCCGCGTCCTTAGTGGCAACTAAGTACTTGTATTTTTCACGTTATCCCGAAGGTGTTGCACGGCCAGTCAAAGTGGCTATAATTGGCACTGGTGTGCAAGGCGAAAGTCATGCATTAGGCATGTGTAATTATTTCACAGTTAGTGATATTTACTTGTGGAATCGTACACATGCGAAAGCTGAGTCATTGGCGAAAAAATTGCAGTCAGAAATACCAAACGTGAGTGTACATGCCTGCACAACCGCATCGGAAGCAGTTGCAGATGCTGATATTGTTTGTGTGGGCACATACTCCTCAACACCTTTAGTTACGCGAAAGATGTTAAAGAAGCGTCATGTGCATATAAATAGTAAGTTGCGCAGAAATGCAAACAAGAATAGTACATATAGACAAATGTATTACTCAAACAAAGCTAGTGTTTCAAAACTCGTTAATGCGCATGCGTTGAgacataaaaacatatttgatgAAATcgtattatttacaatttaattaatttaaatattgctgtAAGAGATATTAAATTCCTGTAACAATATTTTAGCTGTTGGCGCTGGTCAAGTGCACTTTGGCGAAGTTGGGCCAGATATTTACGCGAAGGCAAAGGTATATATTGACTCCTGGGAAAACGCAAAAACCGAGCTAAAAGGTTTAAAAGCTGAGATTATTGGAGAAGTTGGTGAAgttataaatacacaaaaatatccACTTCATGATGAAATAACCATATTTCAATCGATgggtaagtgaaaaaaaaataattttgtatagaaataatatttggttCTGTTTTAGGTATGGCTGCTGAAGATGTAACGGTAGCTCAATCTGTTTACAACGCGATTCAGGCGAAGAAATAATAgttaaaacgtttttttttaactcaaaatataaacaatgttACGGTTAATTGAGAAAGATAAATGATAAGCGATCAATCACAAGAcaaaagacaatacaaaaaatatatatgttgaaatgtatattaaatgaaatcaaaaatataattaaaatattaaattaggacacaaaaattactatttgtCTGATTTGTTATAATTCTGGAATTCTGTTTTATTAATGGTAAAAATATTTC
This portion of the Zeugodacus cucurbitae isolate PBARC_wt_2022May chromosome 3, idZeuCucr1.2, whole genome shotgun sequence genome encodes:
- the LOC105217525 gene encoding LOW QUALITY PROTEIN: ketimine reductase mu-crystallin (The sequence of the model RefSeq protein was modified relative to this genomic sequence to represent the inferred CDS: inserted 1 base in 1 codon), with translation MSTPINQITAEQVREVLNWRMVCEAVEEAMKSVANSQPAQSSDHDKPHTNQPARSITTCGDKSKILFSMPAYVGNYKLTSASANQDSNTAIYSTIACKLVTSFSKNPERQNPLPWIXANILIFNTETGKLDCVMDGTDITTWRTAAASLVATKYLYFSRYPEGVARPVKVAIIGTGVQGESHALGMCNYFTVSDIYLWNRTHAKAESLAKKLQSEIPNVSVHACTTASEAVADADIVCVGTYSSTPLVTRKMLKKRHVHINTVGAGQVHFGEVGPDIYAKAKVYIDSWENAKTELKGLKAEIIGEVGEVINTQKYPLHDEITIFQSMGMAAEDVTVAQSVYNAIQAKK